The genomic segment CGGTTCGCCTGCTGCGCAACGATCCCAAATGGCGCCGCACTTTTCTCCAACAGTATAAAGTCATCGCGGTGGACGAATTCCAGGACATCAACCAGGCTCAGTATGAACTGTTCAGGCTCTTTGCCATCGCCGCCGCTGAAGTGTGCGTCATCGGCGATCCTGATCAATCGATCTATGGTTTTCGCGGCGCCTCTCCGCAGTACTTCGGCCAAATCATGCAGGACCTGCCGGAGCATCGTTTTATAAAATTAAACCGCAACTATCGCTCCAGCCAGAACATCCTAGATGCCTCCGGCCAGGTGTTGGGACGATCGTCCTCAGATCTACACTCCGGTATCCCGGCTGAGGTTAAAATTCAGCTGCGACAGGCCGTTTCTGATCATGCCGAAGCGGAGCAAGTGGTCAAGACCATCGAAGCGCTGCTCTCCGGCACCACCTCTTTCAGTATGGACAGCGGCCGGGTGGCGCGCGGCGCCGAGACACACGGCTACGCCTTCGGCGACATAGCGATCCTGCTGCGCAGTAAAAATCTGCTGCCGCCATTGAGCGAGGCGTTGACCCGAGCCGGGATTCCCCACGAAACGATTCAGGAGCAGCCGCTCAGCAACGATCCCTATGTCCGCTTTGTGCTCGCAACATTCACCTATCTTTTGGATGGGGCCGAGACCGGCCTGAAGACGGTTGCACGCTTTTTTCTCCACGACGAATCTGAAATCCTCCAGTGGCTCGAAAGCCAAACCGAACCGGCCATGGACCGCACACTTTTCCCCAGGTCAACGGCATGGGATCGCTTCACAAGCTTTCTCCAGGCAGCAGCGTCCTGGTCCGCCGAAAGCTCGATTCTACAGTTGCTGACCTCCATCCGCGAATGGTCTCCGGTTGCAGCAGAACAGGAGACTATCTATAAAAAACTGGAAACCTTCGCCGCCGGCTTTGAAAACCGTCGGCAGGCTTTTTGCGATGCGCTGTTGCTGCAGAAAGGCGTGGATGAGTGGGATCCGCGGGCCGATCGTGTGCGTATCCTGACCATGCATGCGGCCAAAGGGCTCGAGTTTCCAGTGGTCTTTATTATCGGCTGTGAAGAGGGCATCATCCCCTTTGCCTTTGGCGCCAAAGCTTTGGAGGTGGAGGAGGAAAAGCGGTTGTTGTATGTTGCCATGACACGCAGCAAACGGCAATTGTATCTCAGCTGGGCCCAATCGCGATGGCTGCAGGGCCAGCGCCACGTGCAATCGCCTTCGCGTTTTCTCAGCGCCATCTCGGATAGACTACTGCAGCGCAGCAAAGAGGAGAAAAAAACTAAAAAAGGGGCGGGACAGATGAAACTGTTCTGATTCACTGCAGCCGTATTCACCTGGCGTTGAAAAATGTTCATTCGATAACAGCCCTCACTCAGGGCGTTTGATCCGGTCACAACCAGCAAAGAGAGAACAAGCACATGACTCACCGCCTCATCGATCTCCGCAGTGATACAGTGACCCAACCCACCGAGGCCATGCGCCGGGCCATGATGAAAGCTAAGGTGGGCGACGACGTGTTCGGCGAAGATCCCACGGTCAACGCCCTGCAACAGCGGATGGCCGCGCTCTTCAGCAAAGAGGCGGCGCTTTTCGTCTCAAGCGGCACGATGGGAAATCAGCTCGCCATCAAGTGCCATACCCTGCCTGGGCAGGAGGTGATTTGTGAAGCGGATTCCCATCCTTTCAATTATGAGGCCGGGGGACCGGCTTTTCTCTCCGGAGTGCAGATGCGGCCGTTGCCCGGCCGACAGGGCATTCTCTCCATCGAGACCCTGGAGGCCAGCCTGCGCGCCCACGACCACCATTTTCCGCCGACCAGCCTGGTGCTGATTGAAAACACACATAACCGCGCCGGCGGCGCCATCGTTCCATTGGAGAACATGCAACAGATTCACCGCTTTACCCGCAAACACCGCTTGGCACTGCACCTGGACGGCGCCAGGTTGTGGAACGCCCATGTTGCCACCGGCATCCCCTTGGCCGAATACGGCCGCTATTGCGACTCGCTGACCGTCTGCCTGTCCAAAGGACTGGGCGCACCGGCAGGATCAGTGCTGTTGGGGAGCCGGGAATTTATCGATCGAGCCCATCGTTATCGTAAAATGTGGGGCGGCGGCATGCGTCAGATCGGCATTCTGGCAGCTGCCGGTTTATATGCGCTGGATCACCATGTCAACCGGCTGACTATTGATCACAAAAATGCAAAAAAACTGGCACACAGTTTAGCCAAACTTCCCGGATTGCGGGTAGATAGTACCGCTGTACAGACCAACATGGTCATGGTCGATTTGCTGGACCCATCTGGACTAAAATCCACTGATCTGGTTGTTACACTTAAAGACAACGGTCTTGCGGCCATCGCGGTGAATGCCGGACGGATCAGAATGGTGACCCACCTCGGCATCTCCAGCCAGGATATAGATCGGGCAGCCGCCATAGTGGAAAAATCGCTCAACCAATTGATAAATAAGAAAAAATGCCGCTAATTTTCTCCGTATGCCTTTTCCCTTTGGCGCCTGGCTGCAGAGCGGGTCCATTGGTAACTATTTGACATTCATCCTAATATTTCGTAAATTATTAGCTGAGTCATTGTGCCCATTGACCATTGGTGAAAACGAAGAAGGTGGGATGACCAAAAAGAAGAAACGAAAACAGTCCGAAACCCGCACCAAAGAATCCATCGAAAAGTATCTCGAGGAGATCGGCGGTTTTTCACCGTTGCCTCCTGAGGAAGAGATCGCGCTCGCGCGCAGAATCCGCAAGGGAGAAGAGGAAGCTCTGGACCGGCTTGTTAAAGCCAATTTACGCTTTGTGATCAGCGTAGCCAAAGAATATCAAGGTCAGGGTCTGCCGCTCCAGGATCTGATCAGCGAAGGCAATCTCGGCTTGATCAAAGCCGCACAACGGTTTGATGAAACGCGTGGATTCAAGTTCATCTCCTACGCCGTATGGTGGATCCGTCAATCCATCCTGCAGGCTCTGGCAGAGCAGTCGCGAGTCGTCCGTCTGCCGCTGAACCGAGTGGGCGCCATCAACAAGGTCGGCCGAGCCCTCGAAGCGCTGGAAAAAGAGTACGGCCGCGAACCAAGCATGGATGAGATCGCAGACCGGATGGAGATGAGTTCGTTCGAGGTGGCGGATGTGCTGAAAACCTCTGCGCGCCATCTCTCTCTGGACGAGCCCTTCAAGGAGGACGAAGGAAACAGCCTGCTGGATGTTCTGGAGAGCGATCGTTACGATCCACCGGATGGACAGCTCATGCGCAGTTCGCTGCGCGAGGAGATCGAAAAGGTTCTCGGCACTCTGAAATCGCGCGAAGCGGAGATCGTCAAACTCTACTTTGGGCTTGACGGAGATCGTCCTCTCACCCTGGAGGAGATCGGCGAATACTTTGCTCTGACTCGGGAACGCGTTCGACAGATCAAAGAAAAAGCTTTGCGCCGGCTGCGGCATCGCTCCCGTTTGGAGCCGTTGCGAAAATATTTAGGGTAAGTGAAAAAGCCCTTGCTAAGCAAGGGCTTTTTTTTATTCATAGAGTGAGTGGCTCACCCTTTGCCGACCGGTGAGAGTGCGGCTGAACTGTGTACAGGCTCTCTGTATCAATGGTTGTGACCGCAGCCGCTGCATCCATGCCCGCCGTCGCAGCCATGCTCATGCTCCTGTTCCTGCTTGGCAATGTCCGCACGCACTTGATCCATGTCCAGTTTCTTCACCTGATCGATCAGATTTTCGAGAGCAGCCTCAGACGCGGCGCCCGCTTCGCGATACAATAGAATGCCTTCGCGGAAAATAGCCAGCGTTGGGATGGCTTGTATGCCGAACATGCCGGACAGCTCCTGTTCCGCCTCAGTGTCCACCTTCATGAAAGCGATATCCGCATGCTTTTCCGACACTTTTTCAAAAACCGGGCCAAAGCTTTTGCAGGGCCCACACCAGGATGCCCAAAAGTCAATAAGGACCATGTCTTTGGTCTCCAGAGTGGACTGCAGATTGGCCATGGTGAGGTTGCTTGTCGCCATGTGCGTTCCTTTCAAGTTAACAAATGTGTTCTTTCCTGATTAATCGTTTATTATATGCGCACATGCGATCGGCTTGGCGAAGCGCTTGCCGCAGGTGATTGTCAGGTTTGCCGCTTAAGTGTTGGCCGTCAGACCGTTTGCACAACGCAAAACAGACTCCGACTTTAGGATTAGATGGCGGAACCGTGCAAAGGATTCGAACAAACCCTTTAAACTTTGCGGCTGCCGGGCTTAACCACCGCCAGACCCTGCTTGCACAGCGGGCACTCTTCCGGCGTATAGGTGATCACGTCCATTTTCAGGGCTGCGAAAAACGGCACTGAAAACAGAGCCCGTCCTGCGCTGCGGTCCACCAGAAAGGCCGCGCCTTTGACCTTGCCGCCGGCCTGCTGGGCCAGATGGATCACCTCTTTCACCGACCCTCCGGTGGTCACCACATCTTCAACCGCCAGCACCGATTCCCCCTCACGAATTTCAAAGCCCCGGCGCAAGGTCATGAGGTTCTCTTCACGCTCGGCGAACACCGCGCGGCACCCCAACAGCCGTGCCACCTCCTGACCGACCACAATGCCGCCGATGGCCGGCGAAACGACCACCTCGATGCCATCAGGCCGAAAGCGCTCAGCGATCTCCTGGCAAAAAAGTGCTGCATACCGGGGATATTGCAGCACTTTGGCGCACTGGAAATAATTCGGACTGTGCAGTCCTGAGGTAAGGCGAAAATGGCCTTCCAGCAGAGCGCCGGTCGATTTGAATATCTGCAGCGCCTGATCTTTATCCACAACACTCCTCCATGTAATGAATGTCTAAAATGCGACTGAAACCGTTGGATCCGTTTTGATCCACGCTCCTCGTCACCGCCGCCGAATCACCGATCGCTCCTGGCCGCGTTCAGCGCGTCCCGTGTGGCCTTGGCCGCTGCGGCGGCCGCAGCTGCAAAATCATATCCGGACGAGACATAAAGGATCGCCCGGCTGGAATTAAACAACACACCGCCGCCCTGAGCGGTGAGCCCGAAACGAACCGAGTTCTCAAGATCGCCGCCCTGAGCGCCGATGCCGGGAATGAGAAACGGCAGTTCCGGCGCCAGGCTGCGGATCCCTTGCAGTTCAGCCGGATGCGTCGCGCCCACCACCAGCCCGCAATTGCCGTGGCGATTCCACTCGCCCACTTTGAGGGCGATCTTTTCATACAACCTGACCCGGCCGTCGGAAAAATGCTGGAAATTCTGCGACCCGGGATTGGATGTCAGGCAGAGGAAAAAAACGCCCTTTTCCGGATCCTGTAAAAAAGGCGCGGTAGAGTCGGTTCCCATCAGCGGATTGACCGTGACGGCATCCGCGCCCAGGCCGGTGAACACCGCCCGGCTGTAACTCAACGAGGTGTTGCCGATATCGCCGCGTTTGGCGTCGGCGATTTTGATCACCTCAGCCGGCAGATAAGCAAAAGTCTTTTCCAGCGCCCGCCATCCCTCCAGCCCCCAGGCTTCATAAAAAGCGGTGTTGATTTTAAAGGCGGCGGCATAGGGTAGAGTGGCGTCAATGATCGCCTTGTTGAATTGAAACAGGGGATCCGGTTGCTGGCGTAGAGCCGCCGGAATTTTTTCCATCACGGTGTCCAAGCCCACGCACAGCAGGCTTTTTCTGCTGGAGAGGATATCGTTCAGCTTTTCAGTGAAGGTCATGGTATCACCTCAAAAAAAGGATCGTCGCGCGGGGCGGCTGTTCTCCATCAATTTGCAGCAGCGCCACGCTCGGCCGCTGGTCCTGCCGCGGCCGGCTGATGGAACCGGGATTGATGTACAACGTAGCGCCGAAATGCTGAATAGCGGCAACGTGCGAGTGACCAATGATCTGAACTTGCTGCACCGACGCCGGCACTTCCTCCTGCACTTCTTGCGCAATATGGGTCACCTCAACCATCAGGCCGTTGACTCGCAGCGTCTGCCGGTTGGGACAATGCCGGCGAACACGATAGTCGTCACAATTGCCGTACACCGCGGTCACCGGCGCCAGCGTTCGCAGGGACAGGACAACATCCCAATCGCCGATGTCGCCGGCATGGATAATGTGCTGCACATCAGCGAACAGGCTGAATATGGCTTGCGGCAGTTCACGGTGCGTATCGGAGAGGATACCGATGCGACAGGGCGCGAGCAGTTCGATGATCGGCTGTTGTTCCAAAGAATCGTTCATCCATGAATCATTCCCAGCACAGCGTAGCACAACAGGCTGACGCCTGCGGCCGACACGGCATAGGGAAGCTGAGTGGCGACATGATCGATGTGATCACAGGCGGAAGCCATGGAAGAGATGATGGTGGTATCCGAGATCGGCGAGCAGTGATCCCCGAACACGCCACCGCCGAGAACCGCTGCCAAGGTCATGCCCATGTGCAAGCCCAGCGGTTCGACCATGGGCATGGCGATGGGGATCATGATGGCGAACGTGCCCCAGGAGGTGCCGGTGGCAAAGGCGATGCCGCACGAGATGAGAAACAGCAGCGCGGGCACCAGTTTGGGGGTGATGAACGCATCGGCCAGTCCGGCCACATAGGGGCCGGTGCCCAATGCCCGGCAGTTGGCGCCGATGGCAAAAGCCAGCATCATCAAAGCCGCCAAAGAGACCAACCCGCCCACGCCTTTCATGAACTGATCCATGATCTCCCGAAACGTTAAAAGGCCTTGCAGCCGATACGCGATTGCTGCCACAGCCAGACCCATGAGCACAGCCCAAAATACAGAGGTGGAGCCGGATCCCTGCATAAGATCGCCGTGACCGGTGATCAGCAGGCCGACCGGCATCATGAGCACCATCACGCCGATAGGCAGGACCATGTTCACAGCGCGCAATGGAACGCCGGGTTTGGGCTGCACGGCCAGCACCTCTTGGGAAACGAGGGGTTCGGCGCCGTCCCGCGCTATTTTTCCCTGCTGCACCCGTTTTTCAGCAACCGCCATGGGCCCTAGGTCCTTCTGGCTGAGAATGGTCCACAGCACCAGAAGGATGGCGATGATGGCGTAAAAATTGAACGGCATGGAAGCAACAAAAGCCTGCACCGGATGGCCCACCTGCTGCTCCTGAAGCAGGCCGATGATAAATGCACCCCAGGCATTGAGCGGAATGAGAATGCATTTCGGCGCAGAGGTGGAATCACAGATATAGGCCAGCTTTTCCCGCGATACTTTCAGTTTGTCAAACAGAGGACGGCTGACGCTGCCGGCCACCAACACGCAGATGCTGGATTCGACAAACACCACCATGCCGGTGAAAAAAGCGAGCAGTGCGGCTTGACGAGGCGTGGTGACCCAGCCCCGACGGGTCACCCACTGAACAAACCCTTCCATGCCGCCGGAGTATTGGGTAAAAGTGATCAGCGCGCCCACCATACAGCTGAACAAAATCACCTTGGTGTTGCCGGCGTCGCTGAAAACCCCCACGCACGCCTCCAAAGCATTCACCACCCCTTTGAGTGGATTGCCTCCGGCCAGAATGGTATAACCAAGAAAAACGCCGGCGAACAGGGAGAGAAAGACCTGTTTGCTCCGAATGGCGAGAACAATGGCCGCCAGCGGCGGCAGGATCGACAGCCAGCCATAGTCGGGTACGGTCATGATTCCTATCTCTCCGCTTATAGATCCATGCGTTGCTCTGAAAGGATCGATATCGCCCCGGGCCTGCTCAGAATCAGCAGACGGATAGGGGCGCCGGCTCTTTCTGCGATGCTTAGTATGGGCTAAAACCCCTCGTTGATTTTGTTGTAAATCAGCATAAACAGATCGTCAATTTTCACACGCGACTGGGTCATCGAGTCGCGTTCGCGCACGGTCACCGTTTCGTTCTGCAGGGTCTCGGTATCGACGGTGATGCAATAGGGCGTGCCGATTTCATCCTGACGTCGATACCGCCGGCCCACTGCGGCGCTCTCATCATAAAAAACCGGGAAATGGCGGCGCAGTGTTTCCTCGATGCGATGCGCCACTTCGGGCATGCCGTCCTTTTTCACCAGCGGGAAGATGCCCGCTTTGATGGGAGCGATGGCCGGATGAAAATGAAGGACCGTACGCTCGTCCTTTTCCAGTTTCTGCTCCTCAAAGGCGTCGCTCAGCACGCACAAGACCGTGCGATCGGCGCCGGCCGAGGTCTCGATGATATACGGCATATAACGTTCCCGAGTGACTTCATCAAAATAGGTCAGGTCTTTTCCCGAGTATTCTTTATGGCGGGTCAGATCGAAATCGGTGCGATTGTGAATGCCCTCGAGCTCTTTCCAGCCGAAGGGGAATTCATACTCGATGTCAAAGGCGGCGGCGGCGTAATGGGCCAGCTCGTCCTTGCCGTGTGGATGGAAGCGCATTTTTTCCGCACGGATGCCGAGCCGGCGGTAATACTCCTGTCGGTCGGCTTTCCAGTATTCGAACCATTCCTGGTCGGTTCCGGGTTTGACAAAGAACTGCATCTCCATCTGCTCGAACTCGCGGGTGCGAAAGATAAAATTCTCCGGCGTGATTTCATTGCGGAACGCCTTGCCGATCTGGCCGATGCCAAAGGGAATTTTCTGCCGGGTGGAATCGAGCACGTTCTGATAGTTCACGTAAATGCCCTGCGCGGTCTCCGGCCGCAGATAGACCACACTGGCGCTGTCCTCCAGTGGCCCCATGAAGGTCTTGAACATCAGATTGAACTGGCGGATGTCGGTGAGCTCGCCGCCGCAATCCGGACATTTGCCGGCCTCGGCGATCAGGTCGCTGCGAAACCGGTGTTTACACACTTTGCAATCAACCAAAGGATCAGTGAATCCGGACACATGGCCCGAGGCCTCCCAGACGCGCGAGGCCATGAGAATGGCGGCATCGAGACCGACGATATCGCTGCGTCGTTCCACCATCCACTTCCACCAAAAATTTTTAATGTTACGCTTCAGCTCCACGCCCAATGGGCCGTAATCGTAACAGGCGTTCAGCCCGCCATAGATCTCACTGGATTGAAAGATAAAGCCGCGCCGCCTGCACAGGGAGATGATTTTATCCATCTGCGGATTGGATTGACCTGCCATGGGTTCCTTTTCCTCAAGTTAGTTTGATCGAATTCTGCAGTTGCTGTATATAGGTGACCGAAGCCAGATGATGTAGGTTCTCCATATGGTAACCGATAAAGTGCATCAGGCATTCGTCCAGATCCCGGCCCAGTTCCGCGCTGACCCGGCTACGGCCGGCCGCACGGACCGGCGCATTCTGTAAATAGCGCAACACCTCCACCCCATAGCCCGAAAGGCGAACGCCTGCGACCGACGACGAAGGACAAGCGGCGCAGCGATAACCGCCGGTTTCGTACTCGAACACCACCTGCTCGGAGGGGATCTCCCTGCTGCAGACCGAACAGCCGGCCAGCTGGGGGCGGAAGCCCGAGAGCGCAGCGAATTTGACCTGAAAGGCGCGCACCACATTGCGCAGTCCACGTTCGCCCTCGTTCAAAGCCGACAGGGTCTCCAGCAACAACGTAAACAGCGCCGGCGCTGCGTGACCGACCGCCTCATGCCGGTCCACCATTTCACAGGGTATGCTGGCCAGGGCAATGCGGCCCAACTGGCTGCGGATCACGGAAAACGAATCAATGATATCCACCTGGCTGAGAAATTGCAGGTCGCGGGTCTCTTTTTTATAAAAGATCACGTCCAGGTGGGTGAACGGTTCCAAAGCCCCGCCATAGCGCGATTTAATCACCCGAGCGCCTTTGGCGATCAGGCTGATCTTACCGTACTGCTGGGTGAACAGAGTGATGATTTTGCTGGTCTCACCCTGGTCCCGATGATGCAGAACGATCGCCGTCGACTTGACCAAAGCCATATTCGTCAGCCATTCAAAAATAATTCGTTAAACATACGAATTTTTTACCCAAGAAACAATAACGGAAATCGACCGGGCCTCAGGCGGGTACAGGATGGCGGGGTGCGGCCGAAGGCGGCCCTCAGGCGGACGCGTGGGATCAGCTGTCCAAGACCTGGCGAACCTTTATGGCGATCTCTTCGATGGTGAACGGCTTGCCGATAAAAAACGCGCTGGTCACATCCACGTCGTGCTGGCTGAAAATGACCCCATCCGGATACGCGGAGGTGTACAGCACCTTGATGCCCTTGCGGCGTTTCAGTACCTGTTTGGCCAATTCCGCACCACTCAGCAACGGCATGATCACATCCGTGATCAACAGGTGGATCGGTTCCGGGGTAGCTTCGAGCAACGCCAAGGCCTCGATGCCGTTCTGCGCGCACAACACTTTGTACCCCTGTTTTTCCAGCGTGCGCACTCCACTGATGCGCACGTCCGGCTCATCCTCAACCAGCAGGATCGTCTCGCTGCCGCGCGGCAGGGTATCGTAATGGATCGTGCCTCCCGGCGTTGATTCAGGCCCGTCGACCTGCGGCAGATAGAGGCGGAACAGCGTGCCCTTGCCCTTTTGGCTGATGCATTCGATATGGCCGCCGTTTTGCTGAACGATGCCGAACACGATAGACAGGCCCAGGCCGGTGCCGTT from the bacterium genome contains:
- a CDS encoding sodium:solute symporter, coding for MTVPDYGWLSILPPLAAIVLAIRSKQVFLSLFAGVFLGYTILAGGNPLKGVVNALEACVGVFSDAGNTKVILFSCMVGALITFTQYSGGMEGFVQWVTRRGWVTTPRQAALLAFFTGMVVFVESSICVLVAGSVSRPLFDKLKVSREKLAYICDSTSAPKCILIPLNAWGAFIIGLLQEQQVGHPVQAFVASMPFNFYAIIAILLVLWTILSQKDLGPMAVAEKRVQQGKIARDGAEPLVSQEVLAVQPKPGVPLRAVNMVLPIGVMVLMMPVGLLITGHGDLMQGSGSTSVFWAVLMGLAVAAIAYRLQGLLTFREIMDQFMKGVGGLVSLAALMMLAFAIGANCRALGTGPYVAGLADAFITPKLVPALLFLISCGIAFATGTSWGTFAIMIPIAMPMVEPLGLHMGMTLAAVLGGGVFGDHCSPISDTTIISSMASACDHIDHVATQLPYAVSAAGVSLLCYAVLGMIHG
- the trxA gene encoding thioredoxin, producing MATSNLTMANLQSTLETKDMVLIDFWASWCGPCKSFGPVFEKVSEKHADIAFMKVDTEAEQELSGMFGIQAIPTLAIFREGILLYREAGAASEAALENLIDQVKKLDMDQVRADIAKQEQEHEHGCDGGHGCSGCGHNH
- a CDS encoding RNA polymerase sigma factor RpoD/SigA, encoding MTKKKKRKQSETRTKESIEKYLEEIGGFSPLPPEEEIALARRIRKGEEEALDRLVKANLRFVISVAKEYQGQGLPLQDLISEGNLGLIKAAQRFDETRGFKFISYAVWWIRQSILQALAEQSRVVRLPLNRVGAINKVGRALEALEKEYGREPSMDEIADRMEMSSFEVADVLKTSARHLSLDEPFKEDEGNSLLDVLESDRYDPPDGQLMRSSLREEIEKVLGTLKSREAEIVKLYFGLDGDRPLTLEEIGEYFALTRERVRQIKEKALRRLRHRSRLEPLRKYLG
- a CDS encoding YfcE family phosphodiesterase, giving the protein MNDSLEQQPIIELLAPCRIGILSDTHRELPQAIFSLFADVQHIIHAGDIGDWDVVLSLRTLAPVTAVYGNCDDYRVRRHCPNRQTLRVNGLMVEVTHIAQEVQEEVPASVQQVQIIGHSHVAAIQHFGATLYINPGSISRPRQDQRPSVALLQIDGEQPPRATILFLR
- a CDS encoding orotate phosphoribosyltransferase; the encoded protein is MDKDQALQIFKSTGALLEGHFRLTSGLHSPNYFQCAKVLQYPRYAALFCQEIAERFRPDGIEVVVSPAIGGIVVGQEVARLLGCRAVFAEREENLMTLRRGFEIREGESVLAVEDVVTTGGSVKEVIHLAQQAGGKVKGAAFLVDRSAGRALFSVPFFAALKMDVITYTPEECPLCKQGLAVVKPGSRKV
- the ltaE gene encoding low-specificity L-threonine aldolase produces the protein MTHRLIDLRSDTVTQPTEAMRRAMMKAKVGDDVFGEDPTVNALQQRMAALFSKEAALFVSSGTMGNQLAIKCHTLPGQEVICEADSHPFNYEAGGPAFLSGVQMRPLPGRQGILSIETLEASLRAHDHHFPPTSLVLIENTHNRAGGAIVPLENMQQIHRFTRKHRLALHLDGARLWNAHVATGIPLAEYGRYCDSLTVCLSKGLGAPAGSVLLGSREFIDRAHRYRKMWGGGMRQIGILAAAGLYALDHHVNRLTIDHKNAKKLAHSLAKLPGLRVDSTAVQTNMVMVDLLDPSGLKSTDLVVTLKDNGLAAIAVNAGRIRMVTHLGISSQDIDRAAAIVEKSLNQLINKKKCR
- a CDS encoding UvrD-helicase domain-containing protein, encoding ANVFTTELSYDNLFAALRDKNHSGFWGTLEFFPEEGKYHMDGHRKCNRMMRPAETVRNKGLCPVCGKPAVLGVSYRVEELADCEEGRRPADAKSFSSIVPLMEVLAEVMGMGVTSRKVRALYDLLQQKLGSELTILRDCPLEEIELAGGALVREAIRRMRDGEVDAQPGYDGEYGVIRLFRGDDREKILQANPLFELAAVGEKTKPAVEKKIKPPRRSRAEAKKIKEESDDYGLNPEQEEAVHHHGVPLIIQAGPGTGKTHVLTHWLTHLLRNGIAAADQVLAITFTNKAAAELRDRLRSLSAEDAEHAPFISTFHGFGLHLLRQTPDFFARDRSFRIIAAQDDPAFLADLEKKCGRRVPANELERISLIKGRLFDPDTLPPSISAQLGQDFLAHFRAYETLLAERNAVDLDDLICMPVRLLRNDPKWRRTFLQQYKVIAVDEFQDINQAQYELFRLFAIAAAEVCVIGDPDQSIYGFRGASPQYFGQIMQDLPEHRFIKLNRNYRSSQNILDASGQVLGRSSSDLHSGIPAEVKIQLRQAVSDHAEAEQVVKTIEALLSGTTSFSMDSGRVARGAETHGYAFGDIAILLRSKNLLPPLSEALTRAGIPHETIQEQPLSNDPYVRFVLATFTYLLDGAETGLKTVARFFLHDESEILQWLESQTEPAMDRTLFPRSTAWDRFTSFLQAAASWSAESSILQLLTSIREWSPVAAEQETIYKKLETFAAGFENRRQAFCDALLLQKGVDEWDPRADRVRILTMHAAKGLEFPVVFIIGCEEGIIPFAFGAKALEVEEEKRLLYVAMTRSKRQLYLSWAQSRWLQGQRHVQSPSRFLSAISDRLLQRSKEEKKTKKGAGQMKLF
- a CDS encoding glycine--tRNA ligase, which produces MAGQSNPQMDKIISLCRRRGFIFQSSEIYGGLNACYDYGPLGVELKRNIKNFWWKWMVERRSDIVGLDAAILMASRVWEASGHVSGFTDPLVDCKVCKHRFRSDLIAEAGKCPDCGGELTDIRQFNLMFKTFMGPLEDSASVVYLRPETAQGIYVNYQNVLDSTRQKIPFGIGQIGKAFRNEITPENFIFRTREFEQMEMQFFVKPGTDQEWFEYWKADRQEYYRRLGIRAEKMRFHPHGKDELAHYAAAAFDIEYEFPFGWKELEGIHNRTDFDLTRHKEYSGKDLTYFDEVTRERYMPYIIETSAGADRTVLCVLSDAFEEQKLEKDERTVLHFHPAIAPIKAGIFPLVKKDGMPEVAHRIEETLRRHFPVFYDESAAVGRRYRRQDEIGTPYCITVDTETLQNETVTVRERDSMTQSRVKIDDLFMLIYNKINEGF
- the recO gene encoding DNA repair protein RecO, which codes for MALVKSTAIVLHHRDQGETSKIITLFTQQYGKISLIAKGARVIKSRYGGALEPFTHLDVIFYKKETRDLQFLSQVDIIDSFSVIRSQLGRIALASIPCEMVDRHEAVGHAAPALFTLLLETLSALNEGERGLRNVVRAFQVKFAALSGFRPQLAGCSVCSREIPSEQVVFEYETGGYRCAACPSSSVAGVRLSGYGVEVLRYLQNAPVRAAGRSRVSAELGRDLDECLMHFIGYHMENLHHLASVTYIQQLQNSIKLT
- the pyrF gene encoding orotidine-5'-phosphate decarboxylase, with product MTFTEKLNDILSSRKSLLCVGLDTVMEKIPAALRQQPDPLFQFNKAIIDATLPYAAAFKINTAFYEAWGLEGWRALEKTFAYLPAEVIKIADAKRGDIGNTSLSYSRAVFTGLGADAVTVNPLMGTDSTAPFLQDPEKGVFFLCLTSNPGSQNFQHFSDGRVRLYEKIALKVGEWNRHGNCGLVVGATHPAELQGIRSLAPELPFLIPGIGAQGGDLENSVRFGLTAQGGGVLFNSSRAILYVSSGYDFAAAAAAAAKATRDALNAARSDR